The Pseudomonas sp. MM223 genome segment ATTCATCATGTTGCGCCATGCCTTATCCATCGCTCTGCCTGCCGTTGCCGCGTTGTTACTGACGGCATGCGGTCAGGAAGCCGCCCCGCCTGCCGCGCCGCGCCCGGCGCTGGTGGTGCAGCCGCAGCCGGCCGAAGCCGCTGCCGACAGTTACCCCGGCGAAGTGCGTGCGCGCTTCGAGCCAGACCTGGCCTTCCGCATTGGCGGCAAGGTCAGCAAGCGCCTGGTGGAGGAGGGGCAGCGGGTCAAGGCCGACCAGCCGCTGGCCGAGCTGGACCCGCAAGACGTGCGCCTGCAACTGGAAGCCAACCGCGCCCAGATGGCGGCTGCCGAGGCCAACCTGGCGCTGGTGCGCGCCGAACGTGACCGTTACCAGAAGCTGCTGGACCGGCAGATGGTCAGCCATTCCCAGTTCGACAATGCCGAAAACCTCTACCGCGCCGGCCTTGCCCGCCTGAAGCAGGCCAAGGCCGAGTTCGATGTGGCTGGCAACCAGGCCGAATATGCCGTGCTGCGCGCACCGCAGGCGGGGGTGGTTGCCAAACGTCAGGTCGAAGTGGGCCAGGTGGTTGCCGCCGGGCAAACCGTGTTCACCCTGGCCGCCGATGGCGAGCGGGAAGTGGTCATCGGCCTGCCAGAGCAACAGTTTGCCCACTTTGCCGTGGGCCAACCGGTGAGCGTGGAGCTTTGGTCGCACCCACAAGAGCGCTTCCAGGGGCGCATTCGCGAGCTGTCACCGGCCGCCGACCCACGCTCGCGCACCTTTGCAGCGCGCATCGCCTTTACCTCGACGGCCACGCCGGCCGAACTGGGCCAGAGCGCCCGGGTGTTCATCGCCCATGGGGGGGTGATCCCGTTGGCAGTGCCGCTGTCTGCGGTGACCGCGGAAAACGGCCAGGCCTATGTGTGGCGGGTCAACAAGGACAGCCGCCTGGAACGGGCCGTGGTGCGCCTGGGGGCGTACGGCAGCGACAGTGTGCCAGTGCTCGAAGGCCTTGCCCCGGGCGACTGGGTGGTCGCCGCGGGTGGCCATGTTCTGCGCGAGGGCCAGGAAGTACGCCCTGTTGATCGCAGCAACCGTGTAGTGAACCTGACGGCCAAGGAGTAAGTCCCGATGGGTTTCAACCTTTCTGCCTGGGCGCTGCGCAACCGCCAGATTGTCCTGTTCCTGATGATCCTGCTGGCGGCTATTGGCGCCATGTCCTACACCAAGCTCGGCCAGAGCGAGGACCCGCCATTCACCTTCAAGGCCATGGTCATTCGTACCCTGTGGCCAGGCGCCAGCGCCGAGGAAGTGTCGCGCCAGGTCACCGAACGCATCGAGAAGAAGCTGATGGAAACCGGCGAGTACGAGAAGATTGTCTCGTTCTCCCGCCCGGGCGAATCGCAGGTCACCTTCATGGCCCGCGACTCGCTGCATTCCAAGGACATCCCCGAGCTGTGGTACCAGATCCGCAAGAAGGTTGCGGACATTCGGCATACCCTGCCACCAGAGGTCCAGGGCCCGTTCTTCAACGACGAGTTCGGCACCACCTTCGGCAATATCTATGCGCTGACCGGTAAAGGCTTCGACTACGCGGTGCTCAAGGACTACGCCGACCGCATCCAGATCCAGTTGCAGCGGGTCAAGGACGTGGGCAAGGTCGAGTTGGTCGGCCTGCAGGACGAAAAAATCTGGATCGAGCTGTCCAACCTCAAGCTGGCTACCCTCGGCGTACCCCTGGCGGCCGTGCAGCAGGCGTTGCAGGAGCAGAACGCGGTGAGCACCGCCGGCTTCTTCGAGACGCCCAGCGAACGCCTGCAACTGCGGGTGAGCGGGCGCTTTGACAGTGTCGAGCAGATTCGCCAGTTCCCGATCCGTGTGGGTGATCGCACCTTCCGCATCGGCGACGTGGCTGACGTGCACCGAGGCTTCAACGACCCACCCGCCCCGCGTATGCGCTTCATGGGCGAGGATGCGATTGGCCTGGCCGTGTCGATGAAGGACGGCGGCGACATCCTGGTACTGGGCAAGGCCCTGGAAGGCGAGTTCGAGCGCGTGGCGCGCAACCTGCCGGCCGGTATGGAGTTGCGCAAGGTCTCGGACCAGCCTGCGGCGGTCAAGGCCGGTGTTGGCGAGTTTGTGCAGGTGCTGGTCGAGGCACTGGTCATCGTGCTGCTGGTGAGCTTCTTCTCGCTGGGCCTGCGCACCGGCCTGGTGGTGGCGCTGGCCATCCCCTTGGTGCTGGCCATGACCTTTGCCGCCATGCACTACTTTGGCATCGGCCTGCACAAAATTTCCCTCGGCGCGCTGGTGCTGGCGCTGGGCCTGCTGGTAGACGACGCGATCATTGCCGTCGAGATGATGGCGATCAAGATGGAGCAGGGCTACGACCGGCTCAAGGCGGCCAGTTATGCCTGGAGCAGCACGGCCTTCCCGATGCTTACCGGTACCCTGATCACCGCGGCGGGCTTCTTGCCCATTGCCACTGCGGCTTCCAGCACCGGCGAATACACCCGCTCGATCTTCCAGGTGGTGACCATCGCCCTGTTGACCTCATGGGTGGCGGCGGTGGTGTTCGTGCCCTACCTGGGCGAGCGTCTGCTGCCAGACCTGGCCAAGCTGCACGCTGCGCGCCATGGCAAGGACGGCCACGCGCCAGACCCTTACGCCACGCCGTTCTACCAGCGTGTGCGGCGGGTGGTGGAGTGGTGCGTGCGGCGGCGCAAGACGGTGATCCTGCTGACTATCGCGGCCTTTGTCGGCAGCATCCTGCTGTTCCGCTTCGTGCCCCAGCAATTCTTCCCGGCCTCCGGGCGCCCCGAGCTGATGGTGGACCTGAAGCTGGCCGAAGGCGCTTCGCTGGCCAATACCGCCGAGCGAGTGAAGCAATTGGAGGCATTGCTCAAGCAGCAGGACGGCATCGAAAACTACGTGGCCTACGTGGGTACGGGTTCGCCACGCTTTTACCTGCCGCTGGACCAGCAACTGCCGGCAGCCAGCTTTGCCCAGTTCGTGGTGCTGGCCAAGTCGATGGAGGACCGCGAGCGCCTGCGCAGCTGGCTGATCAGCACCGTGGACCAGCAATTCCCCGACCTGCGTGCCCGGGTCACGCGCCTGGAAAACGGCCCACCCGTGGGCTACCCGGTGCAGTTCCGGGTCACCGGCGAGCACATTGAAAAGGCCCGTGAGCTGGCCCGTGAAGTGGCCGACAAGGTGCGCGAGAACCCGCATGTGGTGAACGTGCACCTGGACTGGGAAGAACCCAGCAAGGCGGTGTTTCTCGAAATTGACCAGGACCGCGCCCGCGCCTTGGGCGTGAGCACTGCGCACTTGTCCAGCTTCCTGCAAAGCTCGTTGACCGGCACCACGGTCAGCCAGTACCGCGAGGACAACGAGCTGATCGAGATCCTGCTGCGCGGTACCCCACAGGAGCGCGGCGACCTGGCTAACCTCGGCAGCCTGGCATTGCCCACCGACAACGGCCAGAGCGTGGCGCTGTCGCAGGTAGCGACCCTGGAGTACGGCTTCGAGGAAGGCATCATCTGGCACCGCAACCGCCTGCCGACGGTGACCGTGCGTGCCGATATCTACGACAAGGAGCAACCGGCCACACTGGTGAAACAGATCGAGCCGACCCTGCAGGAGATACGCGCCAAGCTGCCGGATGGCTACCTGCTGGAAGTGGGCGGTACGGTGGAAGACTCCGAGCGTGGGCAGAAGTCGGTGAACGCCGGCATGCCGCTGTTCGTGGTGGTAGTGCTGAGCCTGCTGATGATCCAGCTGCGCAGCTTCTCGCGCACGGTGATGGTGTTCCTCACCGCGCCGCTGGGGCTGATTGGCGTAACCCTGTTCCTGCTGGTGTTCCGCCAGCCGTTCGGTTTTGTCGCCATGCTGGGCACCATTGCCCTGGCGGGTATGATCATGCGCAACTCGGTGATCCTGGTGGACCAGATCGAGCAGGACATTGCGGCGGGGATGGAGCGTTGGCAGGCGATCATCGAAGCCACGGTGCGTCGCTTCCGGCCAATCGTGCTGACCGCGCTGGCGGCGGTGCTGGCGATGATCCCGTTGTCACGCAGCGTGTTCTACGGGCCGATGGCAGTGGCGATCATGGGTGGTTTGATTGTGGCCACGGCGTTGACCCTGTTGTTCCTGCCAGCGTTGTATGCGGCATGGTTCAGGGTTAGGAAGGACTGAAGACAGCAGGGGAGGGCTTTGCCCTCCTTTCGCCGGCAAGCCAGCTCCCACAGGTACTGCACATGGCTTAAGGTCAATGCAGTCGAGGTGGGGCTGGCTTGCCGGCGATGGGCTGCAAAGCAGCCCCGGGGCCATCACAGGGCGCCGAACACCTTCTTGGCCAGGCTGGTAGCGGCCTGCGCCGGGTTCTGGCGAATGCTCTGCTCCTGCTTGCCAATCATCTCGAACAGGCCATCCAGCGCCTTTTCGGTCACGTAGTTTTCGATGCTGGCGCTCTTGGCGTCAACCACGCCCAGTGCCACGGCCTGCCCGGCAAAGTTGTTGTACTGCTGGGCCAGGCCAACCTTGTCGGTAGCCTGTTTGACGATCGGCAGGAACTTGGCGCGGATCTGCTCGCGGCTGCTCTTGTTCAGGTATTGGGTGGCCGAGTCGTCACCGCCGCTGAGGATGCCCTTGGCATCGGTCACGCTCATGTTCTTCACGGCATCTACCAGAATCGCCTGGGCCTGTGGCACTGCGGCTTCGGCTGCCTTGTTCATGCTGGCTTCAAGGGCATCGACCTGCTCACCCTTGCCGAACATTTTCATGGCCTTGGCTGCTTTGCCCAGGTTGCCTGGCAATTCGATGCGCACGTCGGGGTTGTTGCTGAAGCCACCTGGGGTGCTCAACTGCTTGACGGCCAGTTGCGCGCCTTGGGTCAGGGTATCTTTCAGGCCGCCAGTGGCGTCTTTCTGGCTCAGGTCGCCCAGCGACAGGGCCAGGGCGCTGGCCGACAGCAGCAGGCCGGCGCACAGGGTGGTGAAGCGCAGGGAAGTGCGGATCATGAAGCTTTCCTTGTAAACGGATAAAGGCGGGTGTCAGCGAACCTGGTCGACCTTGATGCGCACAGATTGCGGGTCACTGCCGTCGAGCATGACACCATGGTGTTCGGTATTGATGAACAGCAGCTTGCCATCCAGCTCGATGCGCGCGCTCACCGCATAGCGGTGGCCGGGTTTTACCTGGGCTGGGTCGTAGCTAAGGTGGAACGGCAGCGGAACGTTGCCTTTGACCGGGCCGGCCTGGCGGGCCAGGGTCACGGCTGGGGCGTCCATCAGCGAAACATCCTGCAGCTCCACGCTCAAGGTAGCGGCAGGTGGCAGGGCAATACGCTGCAGGTAGAAAACTTCACCGTCCAGGCTGGCCTGGGTGGATGGGGTTTGGCTGGAACAGGCTGCGAGCAGGGATGCGCAACACAGCATAAAGAGCTTTTTCATGGAATCTCCATTGGTCCTTGGGCTGGCTTGTGGCCAACCCCAGGGACTTTAGCGGATTTTTCCGGTGGATGAACCGTTAGATGGTCGAAGTCTCCAGGCCATCGTCGCGGTGCAGGGCCACCTGGCGGATCGACAGCCGCAGTTCGGCCGACAGCACACGCTTGGCCACACCTTCGGCCAGGCTCACCGAGCTTGTCGTGATAACCCAGCTTGCCTTGCCCGTCGGCATGCAGCACGCCTTGCTGGAGCAAGGTCTGGATGAAGTGGCGGAACAGCGTCTTGTCGAAGAACTCCGGGGCATTCAGGCCATGCAGGATCGACAGGCGCTGGGCCATCATCACGCACAAGTCTTCCAGCGCTTCGGCGCTGAGGCTGTTCTGGCCGCTGTTGAGCAGCAACGAGGTGGCCATGTAGAAGCGCTGCAGGGTCTGGGTAATGGTGCGGGCGAGCAGGGTCAGCAACACGAACTGCCGCGAGCTGGGTGCCGGGCGCACGTACACGTCGTTTTCCTGGCGCAGCAGGCCTTGTTCCACCAGCGCGGCCAGCCATTGGTCGATCACCTCGTCCAGTTGCTCTGGCGCCCAGCGCAGGAACAGTTCGGCCTGCAGGTACGGGTACAACGCGTGCACATACTGGCCCAGCAGTTCACGGCTCATGCGCGAGCTGCTGAGGAAAAAGCTGGCCAGCAGCGCCGGCAGGGCGAAGATGTGCAGCACGTTGTTGCGGTAATAGGTCATCAGTACCGCATTGCCTTCATCCAGGTAGAGGATGCGGCCCAGGGCGTCCTTTTGCTCGGCCACCAGGTTCATGCTGCGCACGTGTTCGATCAATGCCTGGCCGTCGCCGTCGGGCAGGGTGGTGTGCGGCGAGTAGGGCACCTGGCGCAGCAAGGCCAGGTACAGGTCCAGCACGCGGGTCAGGGCGCGTTCGTCCAGGGCCAGGCGGCTGGTGGACAGCAGCGCCAGGGCCACCAGGTTGACCGGGTTGATGGCGGCCGCCTCGTTGAGGTGCCGGGCCACGGTTTCGCCCAGGCGGGTGGTGGTAGCGTTGAGCCAGGCCGGGCGGTACTGCGGGCCGTGATCCTGCTCACGCCAGCCGGGCTGTTGCTCGTCGAGGAAACCGGCGAGGCGGATGGGTTCGCCGAAGTTGACGTAAACCTGGCCAAAGCGCTGTTTGAGCGCGCCAAACACCTTGAAGATGTCGAACACCGACTCCTTCTTTTTACTGGCACCGCGCAGTTCGCCC includes the following:
- the mdtA_2 gene encoding Multidrug resistance protein MdtA (*Name mdtA_2), which translates into the protein MLRHALSIALPAVAALLLTACGQEAAPPAAPRPALVVQPQPAEAAADSYPGEVRARFEPDLAFRIGGKVSKRLVEEGQRVKADQPLAELDPQDVRLQLEANRAQMAAAEANLALVRAERDRYQKLLDRQMVSHSQFDNAENLYRAGLARLKQAKAEFDVAGNQAEYAVLRAPQAGVVAKRQVEVGQVVAAGQTVFTLAADGEREVVIGLPEQQFAHFAVGQPVSVELWSHPQERFQGRIRELSPAADPRSRTFAARIAFTSTATPAELGQSARVFIAHGGVIPLAVPLSAVTAENGQAYVWRVNKDSRLERAVVRLGAYGSDSVPVLEGLAPGDWVVAAGGHVLREGQEVRPVDRSNRVVNLTAKE
- the mdtB_2 gene encoding Multidrug resistance protein MdtB (*Name mdtB_2), with the translated sequence MGFNLSAWALRNRQIVLFLMILLAAIGAMSYTKLGQSEDPPFTFKAMVIRTLWPGASAEEVSRQVTERIEKKLMETGEYEKIVSFSRPGESQVTFMARDSLHSKDIPELWYQIRKKVADIRHTLPPEVQGPFFNDEFGTTFGNIYALTGKGFDYAVLKDYADRIQIQLQRVKDVGKVELVGLQDEKIWIELSNLKLATLGVPLAAVQQALQEQNAVSTAGFFETPSERLQLRVSGRFDSVEQIRQFPIRVGDRTFRIGDVADVHRGFNDPPAPRMRFMGEDAIGLAVSMKDGGDILVLGKALEGEFERVARNLPAGMELRKVSDQPAAVKAGVGEFVQVLVEALVIVLLVSFFSLGLRTGLVVALAIPLVLAMTFAAMHYFGIGLHKISLGALVLALGLLVDDAIIAVEMMAIKMEQGYDRLKAASYAWSSTAFPMLTGTLITAAGFLPIATAASSTGEYTRSIFQVVTIALLTSWVAAVVFVPYLGERLLPDLAKLHAARHGKDGHAPDPYATPFYQRVRRVVEWCVRRRKTVILLTIAAFVGSILLFRFVPQQFFPASGRPELMVDLKLAEGASLANTAERVKQLEALLKQQDGIENYVAYVGTGSPRFYLPLDQQLPAASFAQFVVLAKSMEDRERLRSWLISTVDQQFPDLRARVTRLENGPPVGYPVQFRVTGEHIEKARELAREVADKVRENPHVVNVHLDWEEPSKAVFLEIDQDRARALGVSTAHLSSFLQSSLTGTTVSQYREDNELIEILLRGTPQERGDLANLGSLALPTDNGQSVALSQVATLEYGFEEGIIWHRNRLPTVTVRADIYDKEQPATLVKQIEPTLQEIRAKLPDGYLLEVGGTVEDSERGQKSVNAGMPLFVVVVLSLLMIQLRSFSRTVMVFLTAPLGLIGVTLFLLVFRQPFGFVAMLGTIALAGMIMRNSVILVDQIEQDIAAGMERWQAIIEATVRRFRPIVLTALAAVLAMIPLSRSVFYGPMAVAIMGGLIVATALTLLFLPALYAAWFRVRKD